The genomic window ACTTGGTTCGAGCAACAGATCGCTCGCAGGTGGTTCCACCGTCGTGAACGGTCCGCCACCAGTCTCGCCTCCGGAACCCTCCTGTCCACCGCTATCAGTTCCGGTGTCGGAACTACCGTCGGTACTGGAATCGGTGGTTCCGGAACTACCGTCACTGTCACCGTTGCCGGCGTCACTGTCGTCGGTATCGTTCGAACCAATGATACCGGAGCATCCTGCAAGTGCTGCTGTCGTACCGGTAACTGTCGTGGCAAGGAAGGTTCGTCGATCCATTGGTGCTGTCAATGAACATGAATCTCCCCTATTTGTAAGTATGTGATTCAATATATTCTGCTTCAAGACACGAGCGGATTGCGCCTTCCAGTCCCACCCGGTGATCTTCTGATAGATCTCGAAGCCTCGGTGGACCACGTCGGCGCGCGCTGCGCAGGCTGCGAGCCCTCCCACGGGCGAGCAGCCGAGCGAGCTACGCGCGAGGGATGAGCAGCGCAGCGAGGGAGCGCTAGCGACTGAGTGAGCAGCACAAGCGGTTGGGGAGGGCCGAGGTGCGGTGGGTGGGACTTCGAAAGGGGCAGTTCGCTCCGCTCGCGCGACTCGCTTCGCGGTTCACTCGCTCACTGCGTTCGCTCGTTGCAGTGCTTACTTCACCGGGCTTCCCGGAGCGACCTGGGCTTTCGGAGGCCTTCGATACACCACTCGATAGACCAACCGCTCTTCGGGCGCAGAAAGCAGAAGAAACCGAAACCGCAGATTACGTAACCGCGTTCAGAGCAGCCCCGTCTTCTGGAGCTTCATCAGGTCCTCGGTGTCGAGGGTCTCGCCGTCCTTGAACTTCTGGTAGATCTCTTCGGCCTCCTCCTTGGCGTCCTCCTTCTTCTCCTGGCGCTCGGTCTTGCGCTCCTCCTCCTCTTCCTTGTCGAGCTCGCGCAGACGCTTCTGGACGCGGACGAAGTCCTCGTGGTGGCGGTCGGCGGCTTCCTGGGCCTCGACGAACAGCTCGTGCATCTCGTCGGCCTCGTCGCGGATGTCGTCGGCCTCGCGGTAGGCCTCGATCATCTCGTTGTGGTGCTCCTGGGCCTCGTCGGCCAGGGTGGTCACCTTGCGGTGGTGCTTGGAGGCCTCGGAACGGACCTGTTCGGCGCGCTCCTTGAGCTCCTCGAGGTCGCCGGAGTTCTCGAGCTTCTCCTTGCGCGCCTGGTACTCCTCGCGCTTCTCCTCGATCTGCTCGATGAGTTCGCGCTCGTCCTCGGAGCTGAGTACCTCGGTCTGCTGCTTGAACTCGAGGTCCTCGATCTCCTCTTCGAGCTGGTCGAGGGACTTGCCGTCCTCGAGTTCGAGGTCCTCCTTCTCGTCGTCGACCTTGTCGAAGAGCTCGTTGGCCTTGGCGTTGAGCTCGTTGCGCTGTTCCTTGTGGGACTGGACCAGCTCGTTGAGCTCGTCGCGGCGCTCGCGGTGTTCCTGGGCCTCGTCGACCTTCTCACGCGTGGCCGCGTTGAGGTCGTCGCGCTTGCCGGCCCGCTCGGAGGCCATCTGGTTGAGTTCGTTGCGCCGGTCTCGCAGCTGTCCGGCTCGTTTGATCAGTTCGCCCTTCGACTCGGACTCGAGGTCCTCGTCGGTAAGTTCGATGTTATCCGCGTCGTCGAGTGTGTCTACGTCTGCCATGTGTTCGATCGTGCCTCTGTGCCATACTGCACTGGGAGGTGGCGGCGCTCCGGAAGGTAACGACCCACCACAAGGAGTTCGTGTCGTTCTTCCGCGAGCGATACCACCGATGCGCCAGTGACGTTCTGGGTACCCACACCTATCGTGGGGCCATTTGTAAAGGTACCGGTGAATTCGCGTGAAAACGGCTAGCACGGGCCCGCTACCGCCGTGTTAGGCCGACACACGGTCGTGCTTGACGTACGTCATGCCCCCGGAGCGACCCGAGCAGGCACGGTCGTCGTGGCCGGCGTCATCACACCGGCTGGCTGCGACAGCACCCGCGTCGTCCCCCGATGAGCACGTGCTCGGCACTCGAGAGCACGTATTCGGCCCTCGAAAGCAGAAAATCGGCGCTCGAAAGCACCCATTCGGCGCGAGTGTACGTAATCGACACTCGAGACCCCCGGCGGGCCGCCCACGGCAGGTCACCAGATCGTGAGATCGTAGGAGTTCGTCACCGTCCCCTCGTCGATCCGGAACTCCAGCGTCAGGCGATCCGCGGCGTCGGGCACGTCGACTGCCCCGCCGTCGGCGCGCTCCCAGGGGCCGACGGTCACGTCCGTCGCACCGTTGCGCCCGCCCGCGGTCCAGGCGAGTTCGCCGGTGTACTCCGTCGCCGTGTCGTTACAGAGCGTGATCCCGACGGAGCTGCCGCCGCGTGGCGGGCCGTCGAGCACCGCCTGCAGCGGCATGAACCCGCGGGCGACGCCGTGGAACCCGGCCTTCCGCTCGCCCTCGGCGTCGAGGATCCCCATGCCGCCGGAGACGTCGGCGTCCTGCAGCGAATCGAGGACGAGCGTGCCGACGCCGTTCCGCCGGAGCGCGTCGAGCACCGTGCGGACGGTCCGCGCCTGCTCGGCCTGGGTGGCGTCGGGATCGCCCGCCGCGCCCGCCGAGAAGTGGCCGCGGTCGAGCCCCGCGGCGTGGCCGTCGCCGGGGCGCGAGAGCGAGCCCGCCCCGAAACTCCCGACGACGTCGCCGACCTCGGGGAACTGCTCGAGGAGCCACTCCGCGTCCGTCGCCTCTAGGTACTCCCACCCGGGGTAGGCGTGGACGGCGTCCGCGTCGGTGCCGGGCGGTCCGGTGACCGGGAAGACGATCGAATCGGCGGGCAGCGAGCCCGCGAGGGCCTCGGCACCCGCCGAATCGTAGTCCGATCGCCAGGCCCGCCAGCGGAACTTCAGCTTGTCGAGCGTGCCGCCGCCGAGCCCGCCGTAGGGATCGGCCGGATCGTCGTGGACGCCCCAGGCGACCAGGCTCGGGTGGTTCCCGCGCGAGGCCGCGAGCGCACGAGCGAGGTTCCGCCCGCGCTCCACGTCGATCGGCCCCGCAGCGTCCGGGCCGGAGCCGTCGGGCCCGACGATCGGGAGGTCCTGCCAGTAGAGGAGGCCGGCCTCGTCACAGGCCTCGGCGAGTCGCTTCGTGGGGACGTGGCCCCGTGCTCTCACGAGCGTCGCGTTCGCGTCGAGCGCGTTCTCGACGACGGTCTCTGGATCCGCGTTGGGTGGGACCGTGACCCCCCGGGGTCGGTGCCGGGCGCCGTTGAGCAGGAACTCGCCGCCCTCGCGCTCGACGTCGACGAGGCCGGTCGTCGCGCTCCGCTCGTGGGCGTCCAGTTTCGCGCGGACGGTATAGCGGGGCTGCTCGCCGAGGTCGTAGGGCCACCAGCGCTGCTCGTTCCGAACCTGGACGGAACCCTCCGCGCGGACCCGCTCGCCAGCGTCGGCCGAGACCGCCAACCGCTCCATCGACCCGCTGGCGCGGAAGCCTTCGGGTCGCAACGAGAGCGTCAGCCGATCGTCGATCGGTTTCGCCGCGTCGATCAGCGCGGAGACCTCGATCGTGGGCTCCTCGCCGTCGAGGTCGCCCCGCACCGTGAGATCGTGGACGTAGACGGGCGGCACGGCCTCGACCTCGACGCCGCCGCGGATCGACGGGACGCGGGCGCTCGCAGGCACCCGGCCCGTGTCCTCGATCCCGCCGAAGCGATCCTCTGCCGACCGGCAGACCACGACCAGTTCGTTCTCCTCCATCGGCGAGAACGGCGCCCGGATCGGCGCCGCCCAATCGCCGCGGACCAGCTGCTGGCCGTTCAAATACACCGTCGCCGTCGCGTACACGCCCTCGATCGTCAACAATCCGCGCTCGACGTCCGCCGATCGCGGATCGGCGAAGCGCGTCCGGTAGGCGACCGCGTCCGCTCCTGCAAGCGAGGAGGGCCGCCCCGGCACCGCCACGCGCTCCCAGGACGCCGGCTCCGGCGGTCCCTCGCCCCCGACCTCGTCGACGACCGCTCCCTGCCACTCGAACTCCATTCGATGGTGGGGACACGCCCATCCCTCAAAAATGGACCGCCACTGAACGCAGTGTTTGCTGGTGTTGGTGGTTGTTCTGGAGTGATTGTGATGGGCAGTTCGACCGCGACGACAGCGATCGGAAGCCCCCTCCCGCTCGACCGGCCGCGGCTCGCTGCGCGCTTCCCTCGCTACCGATGGTCGCTCGGTCCAGAGCTTACGTCGCCGGGGCCGGGTCGACCGGTCGGCCCCTTCCGGAGCCCCACCCGGGGAGCTTCCCTAATCCTCAGAAACCCCGGTGGAGGTGCCGTGGCGCGCGTTTCGCGGCTGTGTCAACAGCCGCGTAGCGTGCGAGGGACGAGCAGCGCAGTGGTGAGCGAAGCGAACCCGAGCAGCGCAGGAGGTTGGGGAGGACTGAGGATGCGGTCGGGTGGGACTTCGAAAGGGGCCGGACTCTCGGCGGTCCCCGGGCGACGCAAGCACCGCAGCCGACCAACGGGAGGCGAGGAGCGCAGCGAGCCCCGGGATTCCGAGCGTTCGGGGGCTTTCGGAGGGCGCAACCCCACCAGCACTCTCACGACGCAGACCTGCCGCAACTTTCGTCAATCAGAACTTCGCTAGCAGGTCCTCGTAGAAGTCCTCGCCCTGCTCCTCGGCCAGCTTCTCGACGATCAGCTCCGGCGTCGACCGCGCGAGATGGTCCTTCCGCGGCGAGCGATCGACGACCAGCTCCCCGTCCTCGAGGCCCTCCGCCTGAATCCCGTCGACGGCCACGTCGAAGGAGGCCGTCTCTGCAATTTCCCCAGCGAGGTGAGAGACGAAGATGCCGGTCGCGCCCTGGTCGTCGAGCGCTTCGAGCACGCCGGCGACGATCTTCGCGGAGGCGCCCGGCTCCGTGATCGATTCGAGCTCGTCGACGAGCACGAGGGCGCCCTCGCCGCCGGCGGCCAGGTCCCCGAACTCGCGGACGGTCGCCTCGAACGCGCCGGCGTCGAGCGTGCCCTGGGTCTTGGCGTGGTAGTGCAGCGCGTCGAACCGGGTGAGCGCGACCTCGTCCGCGGGAACGGGCAGCCCCATCTGCGCGAGGACGACCGTCGCCGCGACGAGGTCGAGCGTGGAGGTCTTCCCGCCGCTGTTGACGCCGGAGAGCAGCGCGACCCCGCCGACGGCGTAGTCCACCGGCTCGATGGCGTCGGGCGGCTCGTCGAGCAACGGCGAGCGGCCGCCCTCGATCGCGATCCAGCCGGGGCCGGTGCGCTCGGCGGTCGCAGCGTCCGCCTCGGGGTCGACGCCGATGCCGTCGGGCGCCGCGGCGGGCTCACCGGCCGAGTCCGCCGCGGCGGCGAGCTCCGGATCGGCAAAGCGGGGCATCGTACACTCGAAGTCGCGGGCGAACCGGGCGATCGCGAGTTCCACGTCGAGTTCCAGCGCGGCCCGCACCAGCGCCCGGGCGTCCTCCCGCATCCCCGCGAGGTCGTCGGCCAGCTCCCGTTTCCGCTTCGCAGCCCGCCGCTCCGCATCCGCCCGAAGGGACTCGCGCAGCCGAGACATCGCATCCTCATTGCGCTCGACGGGGAACGTCGGGTCGTCGGGGATGATCCGGTGGGCGCGCTCTGCCTCGGCGGGGCCCAGTTCGAGCGCGTCGACAAGGTGTTCCCGGGCAGCCTCGACGGCCTCGGCGTGCTCGTCGGCCAGTTCGCGATCGAGGATCGAGTCGACGCCGGCGCCCTGCTCGACGAGCGAGAGGAGGTCCGCGCCCTCGACGGTCACGTCGCGCTCCCGGAGCGAGTCCCGGAGGTGATCCGTCGCGACGCTCTCGGCGGTCGACACCGTCGCGTCGAGGTCGTCGAGAGCGGTCTGGAGCCGCTGGAGTTCCTCGTCCCCGACGGGTTCGCCGTCCTCGCCGAGCCGGTCGAGGGCGTCCTCCAGTTCGTCGAGGTCCAGCGGCGCGTCGAGGGCCGCCGCGCGGTGGACGTCGATCGCAGCGGCGAGCGCCTCCCGGTTCGCCGCGAAGAAGGCGAGTGTCCGCTCGGGCACCACGTCCTGCGGTCGATCGAGCGCGTCCGGTTCGACGCGAACGTCGCCGTCGACGTCCACGCCCGCGAAGGACTCGTCGAGCGCGACGACGGTGGCGTAGCCCCGCGCGAGTTCCGCCAATCCACGGGCGTCGTCGACGACCTCGATGGCGACCTCCGGGATCGCCTCTTGCGCCTCGGCGTAGCGCTCGGCGTCGGTCGTCGCGAGGCAGCGATCCCGGACCCGGACGTCGGAAGGGGCAGAGAGCGGCTCGACGCCCTCCAGCGCCTCCAGCACCGCTTCCTCGGGGTCGCGCTCCATCGCCGCGGTGGCGATCGAGCGGGCCTCGGCGATGCGCGAGGCTGCGGGTGAGGGGTAGAACGTCTCGAGCCTGTGGGCGGCGTAGTCCGTGACGGTTCGCTCCTGGAGCAAGCCGAGCAGTTCGGAGTGGATCTCTCTGGCGCGACTCGTCCCGAGGAAGCCGCCGGGATCGTCGTGCTCGGCCCGGATCGCGCCGCGGGCGATCCGCGCCGCGCGGCCCGGCGTGACGTCCGGTGCCTCCGCGATGCGGGCGACGTCGCCCTCCCGCAGCGCGCGCTCGGGGTCGTCGAGCGTTTCGAGGGACTCGGCCGTCTTGGCGCCGACGCCCGGGATCGCCTCGAGGTCCATCTACCCGGGTGGTTCACCCGATCGAAGAAAAACCTCCCGGCAGCGGGGTGAAAGTGGTTGCCAGCTACGTGCCGAATATCACCCGAATATCGTAGCGGGTCGCTTACAAGAATTCGCTCCAGGGAACGATTATCCGTCCGAGTGCGCTAC from Salinarchaeum sp. Harcht-Bsk1 includes these protein-coding regions:
- a CDS encoding coiled-coil protein; the protein is MADVDTLDDADNIELTDEDLESESKGELIKRAGQLRDRRNELNQMASERAGKRDDLNAATREKVDEAQEHRERRDELNELVQSHKEQRNELNAKANELFDKVDDEKEDLELEDGKSLDQLEEEIEDLEFKQQTEVLSSEDERELIEQIEEKREEYQARKEKLENSGDLEELKERAEQVRSEASKHHRKVTTLADEAQEHHNEMIEAYREADDIRDEADEMHELFVEAQEAADRHHEDFVRVQKRLRELDKEEEEERKTERQEKKEDAKEEAEEIYQKFKDGETLDTEDLMKLQKTGLL
- a CDS encoding beta-galactosidase/beta-glucuronidase, with translation MEFEWQGAVVDEVGGEGPPEPASWERVAVPGRPSSLAGADAVAYRTRFADPRSADVERGLLTIEGVYATATVYLNGQQLVRGDWAAPIRAPFSPMEENELVVVCRSAEDRFGGIEDTGRVPASARVPSIRGGVEVEAVPPVYVHDLTVRGDLDGEEPTIEVSALIDAAKPIDDRLTLSLRPEGFRASGSMERLAVSADAGERVRAEGSVQVRNEQRWWPYDLGEQPRYTVRAKLDAHERSATTGLVDVEREGGEFLLNGARHRPRGVTVPPNADPETVVENALDANATLVRARGHVPTKRLAEACDEAGLLYWQDLPIVGPDGSGPDAAGPIDVERGRNLARALAASRGNHPSLVAWGVHDDPADPYGGLGGGTLDKLKFRWRAWRSDYDSAGAEALAGSLPADSIVFPVTGPPGTDADAVHAYPGWEYLEATDAEWLLEQFPEVGDVVGSFGAGSLSRPGDGHAAGLDRGHFSAGAAGDPDATQAEQARTVRTVLDALRRNGVGTLVLDSLQDADVSGGMGILDAEGERKAGFHGVARGFMPLQAVLDGPPRGGSSVGITLCNDTATEYTGELAWTAGGRNGATDVTVGPWERADGGAVDVPDAADRLTLEFRIDEGTVTNSYDLTIW
- a CDS encoding DNA mismatch repair protein MutS, producing MDLEAIPGVGAKTAESLETLDDPERALREGDVARIAEAPDVTPGRAARIARGAIRAEHDDPGGFLGTSRAREIHSELLGLLQERTVTDYAAHRLETFYPSPAASRIAEARSIATAAMERDPEEAVLEALEGVEPLSAPSDVRVRDRCLATTDAERYAEAQEAIPEVAIEVVDDARGLAELARGYATVVALDESFAGVDVDGDVRVEPDALDRPQDVVPERTLAFFAANREALAAAIDVHRAAALDAPLDLDELEDALDRLGEDGEPVGDEELQRLQTALDDLDATVSTAESVATDHLRDSLRERDVTVEGADLLSLVEQGAGVDSILDRELADEHAEAVEAAREHLVDALELGPAEAERAHRIIPDDPTFPVERNEDAMSRLRESLRADAERRAAKRKRELADDLAGMREDARALVRAALELDVELAIARFARDFECTMPRFADPELAAAADSAGEPAAAPDGIGVDPEADAATAERTGPGWIAIEGGRSPLLDEPPDAIEPVDYAVGGVALLSGVNSGGKTSTLDLVAATVVLAQMGLPVPADEVALTRFDALHYHAKTQGTLDAGAFEATVREFGDLAAGGEGALVLVDELESITEPGASAKIVAGVLEALDDQGATGIFVSHLAGEIAETASFDVAVDGIQAEGLEDGELVVDRSPRKDHLARSTPELIVEKLAEEQGEDFYEDLLAKF